The proteins below are encoded in one region of Sulfurospirillum tamanense:
- a CDS encoding M99 family carboxypeptidase catalytic domain-containing protein: protein MRIVLTLFLIHGLLFGALRHFGIYEMEGKEQGNKLLVIGGIHGDEPGGYFAPALVVQHYTIKKGSLLVVPNLNFDSIVHNRRGIYGDMNRKFDHVDQTDPDYELVTHIKSLITDPSVDFIINLHDGRGFYRTTWESAIFNPRAWGQAYIIDQKTIDDAKFGNLDEITALMANKLNQSELAENHHQFDVKNTYTKDKDEQMRMSLTYFAITHLKPALAIETSKNITELDTKVLYQLLSMEALLNHMGIEFERNFELTRETVNHLLAQYGTLAINNKFELSLNDLRPALHFVPMRKTGNVFEFSHPLGTTIDRGSYHQIMIGNIPVARLYPQHFSLTCKATAATIERDGNQERVSFGQTVRVNKTFKVLADKDFRVNLIGFVTKERDSQDGITVQKSDFISRFSTDQSETSFRAEFYDNGDFCGTITVVFEGP, encoded by the coding sequence GTGCGGATTGTTTTGACTCTTTTTCTAATCCATGGGTTGCTCTTTGGGGCATTGAGGCATTTTGGCATCTATGAGATGGAGGGAAAAGAACAAGGCAATAAGCTTCTTGTTATTGGCGGCATTCATGGGGACGAGCCCGGAGGGTATTTTGCACCCGCGCTCGTGGTGCAACACTACACCATTAAAAAAGGCTCCTTGCTTGTTGTGCCCAACCTAAACTTCGACAGTATCGTTCACAACCGTCGTGGTATTTATGGAGACATGAACCGCAAGTTCGATCACGTTGACCAAACTGATCCTGATTATGAACTTGTAACCCACATTAAATCTCTCATCACCGACCCCAGTGTGGACTTTATCATTAATCTACACGATGGACGAGGCTTTTACCGCACCACGTGGGAGAGTGCCATTTTTAATCCGCGCGCATGGGGACAGGCCTATATCATTGATCAAAAAACCATCGATGATGCAAAATTTGGCAATTTGGATGAAATCACTGCATTAATGGCAAACAAGCTCAACCAAAGTGAGCTAGCCGAAAACCACCATCAGTTTGACGTTAAAAATACTTACACCAAAGACAAAGACGAGCAAATGCGCATGTCATTGACATACTTTGCCATCACCCATCTCAAGCCTGCCCTTGCCATTGAAACAAGCAAAAACATTACCGAACTAGACACCAAAGTCCTTTATCAGCTCCTCTCTATGGAAGCACTTCTAAACCACATGGGCATTGAATTTGAACGAAATTTTGAGTTGACCCGCGAAACAGTAAATCACCTTCTCGCCCAATACGGAACTCTTGCTATCAACAATAAATTTGAACTCTCTTTGAACGACTTACGACCTGCTTTGCATTTTGTACCTATGCGCAAAACTGGCAACGTTTTTGAGTTTTCCCATCCTCTTGGCACAACCATTGACCGTGGCAGTTACCATCAAATTATGATAGGCAACATCCCTGTTGCAAGACTCTATCCGCAACATTTCTCCCTTACATGTAAAGCAACCGCTGCCACCATAGAAAGGGATGGCAACCAAGAGCGTGTTTCTTTTGGTCAAACAGTACGGGTTAACAAAACCTTTAAGGTTTTGGCAGATAAGGATTTTCGGGTCAATCTTATTGGATTTGTCACCAAAGAACGCGATTCGCAAGATGGCATCACGGTGCAAAAAAGTGATTTTATCTCCCGTTTTTCCACTGATCAATCCGAAACTTCTTTTCGCGCCGAATTTTACGACAATGGGGATTTTTGTGGCACCATTACGGTTGTATTTGAAGGGCCTTGA
- a CDS encoding ArsS family sensor histidine kinase: MNRHSLSSRISAIFGISFALVCLLFLLLDNMQTQRALEVMQQRQFQAVNYLFQLHQNNTPPKDIEAYFRHFGLKQVSNRNLMAAVLEKGEVTFHRTTSLGSLSSIVYNKRYYLLLDNPAVRVVFENQNIKHTDDFLWIALALALAVLVSIYVSVMRSIYPLKPLSQSIRRFASGDMDITCKSDKKDEIAEVANEFDRAVKKIRDLIRSRQLFLRTIMHELKTPIGKGRIVAEMVKGDVQKKRLVGIFERLDLLINEFSKIEQLVSKSYSVNLQECPLSLVVEQGCDLLMLDEVQMQERLHVNLCHDFLVKADFELLALAIKNLIDNALKYSSDKKVAVTTTEKGLRISNHGPALKHSIEHYCEAFVTTAEQTKNGMGLGLYIVTNILALHGMKMAYTYENGTHYFDLLLGKNSGI; the protein is encoded by the coding sequence ATGAATCGCCACTCTTTAAGTAGTCGCATTAGTGCTATTTTTGGCATCTCTTTTGCGTTGGTGTGTTTGTTGTTTTTGCTGCTTGACAACATGCAAACCCAGCGGGCGCTAGAAGTGATGCAGCAGCGTCAGTTTCAGGCCGTGAATTATCTTTTTCAATTGCACCAAAACAACACCCCTCCTAAAGACATTGAAGCCTACTTTCGTCACTTTGGCCTTAAGCAGGTGAGCAATCGCAACCTCATGGCAGCAGTTCTTGAAAAAGGGGAAGTTACCTTTCATCGCACAACTTCACTGGGTTCTCTTTCTTCAATTGTTTACAACAAGCGGTACTATTTACTTCTGGACAATCCTGCGGTGCGTGTGGTTTTTGAAAATCAAAACATCAAACACACGGATGATTTTTTGTGGATAGCCTTGGCACTTGCTTTGGCGGTTTTGGTGTCTATATACGTCTCAGTGATGCGCAGTATTTATCCCTTGAAGCCTTTGAGCCAAAGCATTCGTCGGTTTGCAAGCGGGGACATGGACATTACATGTAAGAGTGATAAAAAAGATGAGATTGCCGAAGTGGCCAACGAGTTTGACCGCGCGGTAAAAAAAATACGAGACCTGATTCGCTCTCGCCAGCTTTTTTTGCGCACTATTATGCACGAGCTAAAAACGCCCATCGGAAAAGGGCGCATCGTTGCAGAAATGGTCAAGGGTGATGTACAAAAAAAGCGCTTGGTGGGTATTTTTGAGCGCTTGGATTTGTTGATTAATGAATTTTCAAAAATCGAACAACTGGTCTCTAAAAGCTACAGTGTAAACCTCCAAGAGTGCCCCTTGTCTTTGGTAGTGGAGCAAGGGTGTGATTTACTGATGCTCGATGAAGTCCAGATGCAAGAACGTTTACATGTAAACCTTTGCCATGACTTTCTCGTTAAGGCTGATTTTGAGCTTTTGGCTTTGGCTATTAAAAACCTCATAGACAACGCCTTAAAATACAGCAGCGACAAAAAGGTAGCCGTAACGACCACGGAAAAGGGATTGCGCATTAGCAATCATGGTCCTGCATTAAAACACTCTATTGAGCACTATTGCGAAGCCTTTGTGACGACTGCTGAACAGACCAAAAATGGCATGGGATTGGGTCTGTATATTGTCACCAATATTCTTGCATTGCATGGAATGAAAATGGCGTATACGTATGAAAACGGCACCCATTATTTTGATCTTTTGTTGGGCAAAAACAGTGGTATTTAA
- the dnaJ gene encoding molecular chaperone DnaJ has product MELDYYEILEISRDADGATIKKAYRKLAMKFHPDQNQGDKQAEEKFKQINEAYQVLSDTQKRSVYDRYGKAGLERQGFSNYSEQNYEDIMDDLGSIFESVFGGGFSGFGTQGRRQKPRKYTLDLETSLTLDFNEAVFGCTKEVTYRTKAPCNTCEGTGSKDKKRSTCKECGGKGQVFFRQGFMTYSQTCGACQGTGETVTNPCQVCHGKGFSEKEATITVDIPEGIDSGNRIRAAQKGNVDEEGRKGDLYVHIQVKEDDHFVRHNDDIYIEVPVFFTQAVLGETLTIPTLRGEKELKLPAGAKDKQQFLFEGEGVQNVHTRRKGNLVAQISLRYPKKLTEKQTELLQELQASFGYESTPHEKSFEGVFDKIKNWFS; this is encoded by the coding sequence TTGGAATTAGATTATTATGAAATACTAGAAATCAGTCGCGATGCTGATGGTGCTACCATTAAAAAGGCTTACCGAAAGCTTGCCATGAAGTTTCACCCCGACCAAAATCAAGGGGACAAACAAGCTGAAGAAAAATTCAAACAAATCAACGAAGCCTACCAAGTCCTTAGCGATACCCAAAAACGCTCTGTTTATGACCGTTACGGCAAAGCAGGATTAGAGCGTCAAGGCTTTAGTAACTACTCTGAACAAAATTACGAAGACATTATGGACGATTTGGGGTCGATTTTTGAATCGGTCTTTGGTGGCGGATTTAGTGGCTTTGGAACACAAGGGCGTCGTCAAAAACCCCGCAAGTACACGCTAGACCTTGAAACCTCCCTTACCCTTGATTTTAACGAAGCAGTTTTTGGTTGTACTAAAGAGGTCACCTACCGCACCAAAGCACCGTGCAACACGTGTGAGGGCACGGGCTCAAAAGACAAAAAACGCTCTACATGTAAAGAGTGCGGGGGCAAGGGGCAAGTTTTCTTCCGCCAAGGGTTTATGACTTACTCCCAAACATGTGGTGCGTGCCAAGGCACGGGCGAAACTGTCACTAATCCTTGCCAAGTGTGCCATGGCAAGGGCTTTAGCGAAAAAGAAGCGACCATTACTGTAGATATTCCCGAGGGCATTGATTCGGGAAATCGCATTCGCGCAGCCCAAAAAGGCAACGTCGATGAAGAGGGACGAAAGGGCGATTTGTATGTGCACATTCAAGTCAAAGAAGACGACCACTTTGTTAGGCATAACGATGATATTTATATTGAAGTTCCTGTCTTTTTTACCCAAGCTGTTTTGGGCGAAACCCTAACCATCCCAACCCTTCGTGGAGAAAAAGAGTTAAAACTCCCTGCTGGCGCCAAAGACAAACAGCAGTTTTTGTTTGAAGGAGAAGGGGTTCAAAACGTCCACACAAGACGCAAGGGTAACTTGGTAGCTCAAATCAGTCTACGCTACCCCAAAAAACTCACCGAAAAACAGACCGAACTCTTACAGGAACTCCAAGCCTCTTTTGGCTATGAAAGCACACCTCATGAAAAAAGTTTTGAGGGTGTTTTTGACAAAATTAAAAATTGGTTTAGTTAA
- a CDS encoding Spy/CpxP family protein refolding chaperone codes for MKLGKTVAMVVLAGSLAATGAWAKGGMMQRDCGMANGQNKEMRNHQGKMGQKGGGMMMLQGIDLTPEQVHEVKLVQAQMRVEMLSSVKPGEKAEGMKKAFNGAKFDTKAFVEANMKNVQTRAELKAKHIEKLYNILTPEQREKFVQNMQNRGPRS; via the coding sequence ATGAAATTAGGTAAAACAGTAGCCATGGTAGTGCTTGCAGGTTCGCTCGCGGCAACAGGAGCATGGGCAAAAGGCGGCATGATGCAGCGCGATTGCGGTATGGCTAACGGTCAAAACAAAGAAATGCGCAATCATCAAGGAAAAATGGGTCAAAAAGGCGGCGGCATGATGATGCTTCAAGGCATTGACTTGACACCCGAACAAGTGCATGAAGTGAAGCTGGTGCAGGCGCAAATGCGGGTTGAGATGCTTTCATCTGTCAAGCCAGGCGAAAAGGCAGAGGGAATGAAAAAAGCGTTCAATGGTGCCAAGTTTGACACTAAAGCTTTTGTAGAAGCAAATATGAAAAATGTACAAACAAGGGCAGAACTTAAGGCAAAACACATTGAAAAACTATATAATATCCTCACGCCAGAACAGCGTGAAAAGTTTGTTCAAAACATGCAAAATAGGGGCCCCCGAAGCTAG
- the recR gene encoding recombination mediator RecR, with product MKHRLEAFDNLVEVLGTLPTVGKKSALRFAYHLVLKDTFGAMKLANAIETAVRSLRRCEACGGVSEHELCDICLDEYRNLRMLCIVESAKDIFVLEENGAYEGGYFVLDSLEEEPLSRLMALIRGREVQEVIFALTPGLSSDGIILYVEERLKEFQLSFTKIAQGVPTGVSLENVDMLSLSKALESRMKA from the coding sequence ATGAAACACAGACTAGAAGCCTTTGATAATTTGGTTGAGGTGTTGGGCACATTGCCTACAGTGGGAAAAAAATCTGCATTGCGGTTTGCCTATCATTTGGTGCTCAAAGACACCTTTGGTGCGATGAAGTTGGCTAATGCAATTGAGACAGCTGTGCGTTCGTTGCGTCGCTGTGAAGCGTGCGGTGGGGTGAGTGAGCACGAGTTGTGTGATATTTGCTTGGATGAATACAGAAATTTACGTATGTTGTGTATTGTGGAGAGTGCAAAAGATATTTTTGTACTAGAGGAGAATGGCGCGTACGAGGGTGGCTATTTTGTTCTTGATTCTTTAGAGGAAGAGCCTCTTTCAAGACTGATGGCCCTTATTAGGGGGCGCGAGGTACAAGAGGTTATTTTTGCCCTAACACCAGGGCTTTCAAGTGATGGTATTATTTTGTATGTGGAAGAGCGATTAAAAGAGTTTCAGCTTTCGTTTACCAAAATAGCACAAGGTGTTCCTACGGGTGTTTCCTTGGAGAACGTAGACATGCTCTCTCTCTCAAAAGCACTTGAATCTAGGATGAAAGCCTAA
- a CDS encoding SPOR domain-containing protein — protein sequence MEDKNELSDIVLDKDDGAKGMKLKRILVIAAVLVLLFLVVLIIMRALNKPSPEQEARLILPPEPQSTTAPSVAEEKLFQQVPIINEEPKESFEDMVKKLKEKELNRTPEAAPKVPLSEPEPQEVATPTPPRPVAPVAQPTPVPSTPLVQPRAETVAPKGDHLATSGIYIQVASVTRTNPDAAYLKSIQDKSFNYHLYRTTVGEQTLTKVLVGPYATNEAARAALVSVKQDLSPNAFIFRVP from the coding sequence ATGGAAGATAAAAACGAGCTCAGCGATATTGTTCTTGATAAAGACGATGGTGCTAAAGGAATGAAACTAAAGCGCATTTTAGTAATTGCTGCTGTGTTGGTATTGCTTTTTTTGGTAGTGCTAATCATTATGCGAGCCCTCAATAAGCCAAGCCCAGAGCAAGAAGCGCGACTCATCTTGCCTCCTGAACCACAAAGCACTACTGCGCCAAGTGTCGCTGAAGAGAAACTTTTTCAACAAGTCCCCATTATTAACGAAGAGCCCAAAGAAAGCTTTGAAGATATGGTGAAAAAACTCAAAGAAAAAGAGCTAAACCGCACTCCTGAAGCAGCTCCAAAAGTACCTCTTAGTGAACCTGAGCCTCAAGAGGTAGCCACACCAACTCCACCTAGACCTGTGGCACCTGTTGCGCAACCAACGCCAGTACCAAGCACACCTCTAGTGCAACCTCGGGCAGAAACTGTGGCACCCAAAGGTGATCACCTTGCCACCTCTGGTATTTACATTCAAGTGGCTTCGGTCACACGCACAAATCCTGATGCAGCTTACTTGAAATCCATTCAAGATAAGTCTTTTAACTACCATCTTTACCGCACCACCGTTGGCGAGCAAACACTTACCAAGGTTCTTGTGGGCCCCTATGCAACCAACGAAGCAGCACGTGCCGCCTTGGTTAGTGTCAAACAAGACCTTAGCCCTAATGCCTTTATTTTTAGAGTGCCCTAG
- the mltA gene encoding murein transglycosylase A, producing the protein MNWASGLVIVLALGLFLGCAPKPQPLLFGSLPISAEVASWEDLDLKGMDEALFFEAFERSCALNALTAPYCGVKEFKAFKEFFVPIKLLRQGMMTGYYEPTLRGSKTQSEEFFYPLYAKPNDMLTISLSSLYPELSSMRLRGKVVGERVVPYASHGEIDQKGIDAEVLCYVSSKVDAFFLHIQGSGKVVLEDGAVMYLGYADQNGHPYRAIGGLMRQKGYLDEVSMQSIRAFLEANPSKAEAVMHANPSYVFFAERTTGATGALGVELVPYGSVAVDRRHVPLGLPLVIQSGLPFVQPLVVAHDVGGAIKGEARVDYFFGADEEAPVLAGGLKAPITLYVVFPKKQIKALQIQP; encoded by the coding sequence ATGAACTGGGCAAGTGGATTAGTTATAGTGCTAGCTTTAGGATTATTTTTAGGGTGCGCTCCTAAACCCCAGCCCCTCCTTTTTGGGTCTTTGCCAATAAGCGCAGAAGTAGCATCGTGGGAGGATCTTGATCTTAAAGGTATGGATGAAGCTCTTTTTTTTGAGGCATTTGAGCGTAGCTGTGCGCTTAACGCTTTGACTGCACCCTATTGCGGCGTCAAAGAGTTTAAAGCTTTTAAGGAGTTTTTTGTTCCCATAAAGCTTCTTCGGCAAGGGATGATGACAGGTTACTACGAGCCTACCCTTAGGGGTAGCAAAACCCAATCAGAAGAGTTTTTTTACCCACTGTATGCAAAACCAAACGACATGCTTACCATTAGCCTCTCTTCTCTTTATCCTGAGCTCTCCTCAATGCGCTTGCGCGGGAAGGTTGTGGGTGAGCGCGTTGTGCCTTATGCTTCCCATGGGGAGATAGACCAAAAAGGCATAGATGCAGAAGTTTTGTGTTATGTTAGCAGCAAGGTAGATGCATTTTTCTTACATATTCAAGGCTCGGGTAAAGTGGTGCTTGAAGATGGCGCGGTAATGTATTTAGGCTACGCGGATCAAAATGGTCACCCTTACCGCGCTATTGGTGGACTAATGCGCCAAAAAGGGTACCTAGACGAGGTTTCGATGCAATCCATTCGCGCTTTTTTAGAGGCAAATCCCAGCAAAGCGGAGGCGGTGATGCACGCTAATCCTAGCTATGTTTTTTTTGCTGAACGAACAACTGGAGCAACAGGAGCTTTGGGGGTGGAGTTAGTGCCCTATGGGAGTGTGGCGGTAGACAGGCGCCATGTGCCGCTTGGGCTTCCTTTGGTGATTCAAAGCGGTTTGCCTTTTGTCCAGCCTCTTGTGGTGGCCCACGACGTTGGTGGCGCCATCAAAGGGGAGGCACGCGTGGATTATTTTTTTGGTGCGGACGAGGAGGCGCCTGTATTAGCAGGAGGGCTTAAGGCGCCTATCACGCTTTATGTGGTCTTTCCAAAAAAGCAGATCAAGGCCCTTCAAATACAACCGTAA
- a CDS encoding anthranilate synthase component I family protein, which produces MYSRQLLFDQLAPITIYHKLQEFLGGELGFLFESAINNASGNSSFLFFGAKERIIHHHGVSTHTDEKGITHQIQTNPLLYLKQRYATIDTSRYKQYGSTLGIGFTDGFIGYIGYDAAKLFEPKLAPHMEKLCDPLDIPEIDLMRPKLVCEFSHKTNRLTLVTFEKELGEKLDEIVAHLKKPHHYLPIKTSDIDSTKGTFAFSKKTFFEMVAQSKEMIRSGDVFQILMSNRFTQYAAIDRLSFYRILRSKNPSPYMFLLDYNHFAIAGSSPEVMIGLKDGSVLLRPIAGTRKRGATLEKDKQMEEELLADEKELAEHLMLIDLGRNDVGRVAKVGTVKVSEMMRVERYSHVMHLVSDVKATLDASHDMFDLFCATFTAGTMTGTPKIRAMELIADFEGLKRSFYSGAVGYFGFDGNMDSAIMIRTSYVDHEKIVFQAGAGIVADSKPELEYLEVHNKLAAMMSSLEDLRQS; this is translated from the coding sequence GTGTATTCCCGCCAACTTCTTTTTGACCAACTCGCCCCCATCACGATTTACCACAAGCTCCAAGAATTCCTAGGGGGGGAGCTTGGTTTTCTATTTGAAAGTGCCATTAATAACGCTTCAGGGAATTCCAGTTTTCTCTTTTTTGGTGCCAAAGAACGCATTATCCACCATCATGGCGTTAGCACCCACACCGACGAGAAAGGCATAACGCATCAAATCCAAACCAACCCACTTCTTTACCTAAAACAGCGCTATGCCACTATTGACACGTCCCGCTATAAGCAATACGGCAGTACTTTAGGCATTGGTTTTACAGACGGATTTATTGGATACATTGGCTACGATGCCGCCAAACTATTTGAACCCAAGCTTGCGCCACATATGGAGAAACTTTGCGACCCTCTTGATATTCCAGAAATTGACTTAATGCGCCCCAAACTCGTATGCGAATTTTCCCACAAAACAAACCGCCTTACCCTTGTGACTTTTGAAAAAGAGCTAGGGGAAAAACTGGACGAAATTGTAGCTCACCTCAAAAAACCCCACCATTATCTGCCCATTAAAACCAGCGACATTGACTCCACTAAAGGCACTTTTGCCTTTAGTAAAAAGACGTTTTTTGAAATGGTGGCACAATCCAAAGAAATGATTCGCAGCGGAGATGTGTTCCAAATTCTGATGTCCAACCGCTTTACACAATACGCAGCCATAGACCGCCTTAGCTTTTACCGCATTTTGCGAAGCAAAAACCCCTCTCCTTATATGTTTTTATTGGACTACAACCACTTTGCCATTGCAGGAAGTTCGCCCGAGGTAATGATAGGACTTAAGGATGGAAGTGTCCTTTTGCGTCCTATTGCGGGCACGCGCAAGCGCGGTGCAACCCTTGAAAAAGACAAACAGATGGAAGAGGAGTTGCTCGCCGATGAAAAAGAGTTGGCTGAGCACCTCATGCTCATCGACCTAGGACGCAATGACGTGGGTCGGGTTGCTAAAGTAGGAACAGTAAAGGTTTCAGAAATGATGCGCGTGGAGCGCTACTCTCACGTGATGCACCTTGTAAGCGATGTAAAAGCTACACTGGATGCATCCCATGACATGTTTGATCTTTTTTGTGCTACCTTTACCGCAGGAACCATGACAGGTACCCCCAAAATTCGTGCTATGGAGTTAATTGCTGATTTTGAGGGGCTCAAGCGGAGCTTCTATAGTGGCGCTGTTGGCTACTTTGGGTTTGATGGCAACATGGACAGTGCTATTATGATTCGTACTTCCTATGTGGACCACGAAAAAATTGTTTTTCAAGCAGGAGCTGGCATTGTCGCAGACAGCAAGCCCGAACTTGAATACCTCGAAGTACACAACAAGCTAGCAGCCATGATGAGTTCTTTAGAAGATTTGCGTCAATCATGA
- a CDS encoding shikimate dehydrogenase, translated as MTLYSLFGNPVSHSLSPRMHNLAFTRLGIDGAYIRTPLEDGAHLREVFLNQKLDGANVTVPHKEAAFRACDTVLGIATSIKAINTLIYTKGAITGYNTDAPGFLRAIASFGIVRTALILGAGGTAKALAFALKSTGIAPVILNRSAPKLDAFIAEGFTCFTHENFSPASFDLIVNTTSAGLSDEAFPTPEALLKTLFNKATYAFEVIYKPTPFLALAKAHGLTCKDGKEMLLWQGVLAFNLFHHNTLAEEKIADAMREALRLSS; from the coding sequence ATGACCCTCTATTCACTCTTTGGCAACCCCGTAAGCCACTCGCTTTCGCCACGGATGCACAACCTTGCCTTTACACGCCTTGGAATTGACGGGGCTTATATTCGCACGCCTTTAGAAGATGGGGCTCATTTAAGAGAGGTTTTTTTAAACCAAAAACTTGATGGCGCTAACGTCACTGTTCCCCACAAAGAAGCTGCTTTTAGGGCTTGCGATACAGTACTTGGCATCGCCACTTCCATCAAAGCTATCAACACCCTTATTTACACCAAAGGTGCAATCACTGGCTACAATACTGACGCGCCAGGGTTTTTGCGTGCTATTGCCTCTTTTGGCATAGTGCGTACTGCTCTCATTTTAGGCGCAGGAGGTACGGCCAAAGCCTTAGCTTTTGCTCTTAAAAGCACAGGTATTGCGCCTGTAATTCTCAACCGAAGCGCGCCCAAACTCGACGCCTTCATAGCAGAAGGGTTTACCTGTTTTACCCACGAGAATTTCTCTCCAGCCTCTTTTGATTTGATTGTAAATACAACTTCCGCAGGTCTTAGCGATGAAGCATTTCCTACCCCTGAAGCACTTTTAAAAACACTTTTCAATAAAGCTACTTACGCATTTGAAGTGATATACAAACCAACACCTTTTTTGGCTTTAGCCAAGGCGCATGGGCTTACATGTAAAGATGGAAAAGAGATGCTTTTGTGGCAAGGGGTTTTGGCCTTTAACCTCTTCCATCATAACACCCTAGCAGAAGAAAAAATTGCCGATGCAATGCGTGAGGCCCTTAGGCTTTCATCCTAG
- a CDS encoding DUF1882 domain-containing protein produces MLPIDTSLIKIITDHYWIKRDTIVQKIAYKERTFFDKFERINEPLTRAIIKQHEDREITVAHSLINRFDKVENIVFDYNGRNTERFWHRAQLLLREEGFINFTAYESKTPGHLHLYVHKGHTTLQEGEQIAKMLSMKLGQRLPREWRMFPSSDLPKEFNILALPYTLYQKERGASWSKHM; encoded by the coding sequence ATGCTCCCCATTGATACTTCTTTAATCAAAATCATCACTGACCACTATTGGATTAAACGAGATACGATTGTTCAAAAAATTGCCTACAAAGAGCGTACTTTTTTTGATAAATTTGAACGCATTAATGAGCCTTTAACGCGTGCTATTATCAAGCAACATGAAGACCGTGAAATCACGGTCGCCCATTCGCTAATTAATCGGTTTGATAAAGTAGAAAATATTGTTTTTGATTACAATGGGCGCAACACTGAGCGCTTTTGGCATCGGGCACAGTTGTTGCTTAGAGAAGAGGGGTTTATTAATTTTACTGCCTATGAAAGCAAAACTCCCGGGCATTTGCATTTGTATGTTCACAAAGGGCACACTACCTTGCAAGAGGGTGAGCAGATTGCTAAAATGCTCTCCATGAAACTCGGTCAACGGCTTCCAAGAGAATGGCGGATGTTTCCAAGTTCAGACTTGCCAAAAGAATTTAATATTTTGGCACTTCCTTACACCCTGTACCAAAAAGAACGTGGCGCTTCATGGTCGAAGCATATGTAG
- a CDS encoding response regulator transcription factor has protein sequence MINVLMIEDDPEFAQILAEYLAEYNIKITNYEDPYLGLSAGVKKYDLLILDLTLPGMDGLDVCREIREKYDIPIIISSARSDVSDKVIGLQIGADDYLPKPYDPKEMYARITSLIRRYKKSNEPQAHATQTLFRVDDMRHQIYYNETPLSLTPAEYEILHYLIKQHGFSVSREQLVYNCKSLKDKGSKSLDVIIGRLRVKIGESSKTPQHIHSVRGIGYKLLG, from the coding sequence ATGATTAACGTGCTCATGATAGAAGATGACCCAGAATTTGCGCAAATTTTAGCCGAGTATTTAGCCGAGTACAATATCAAAATCACCAATTATGAAGACCCTTATTTGGGTCTAAGTGCAGGGGTGAAAAAATATGACCTCCTGATTTTAGATTTAACGCTTCCAGGGATGGATGGCCTAGATGTATGCCGTGAAATTCGCGAAAAATACGACATTCCCATTATCATCTCCTCAGCCAGAAGTGATGTGAGCGATAAGGTTATTGGGCTTCAAATTGGCGCAGATGATTATCTGCCAAAACCCTACGACCCCAAAGAGATGTACGCCCGCATTACAAGTCTTATTCGTCGCTACAAAAAAAGTAATGAACCCCAAGCTCATGCCACACAAACACTCTTTCGTGTTGATGATATGCGTCATCAGATTTACTACAACGAAACGCCCCTTAGTCTGACACCTGCGGAGTATGAAATCCTCCATTACCTTATCAAGCAACACGGATTTTCGGTCTCAAGAGAGCAGTTGGTGTATAATTGCAAGTCCCTTAAAGACAAAGGCTCTAAAAGCTTGGATGTGATTATTGGCAGGTTGCGTGTTAAGATTGGAGAGAGCTCTAAAACACCCCAGCATATCCATTCGGTACGAGGCATCGGATACAAGCTTTTAGGATGA